In Neokomagataea tanensis, one genomic interval encodes:
- a CDS encoding alkaline phosphatase family protein: MKMRFASLLSLGALLAGSLLSGCATTPQDAQDNNDTGATPVILVSLDGFRTEYLSRGLTPHIAAIAQNGISTTAMHPSFPSITFPNHYTLVTGLRPDHHGIVGNTMYDPSHPGVKFTMASKESYWWDQAEPIWVTAKKQGLKVATMFWPGSESEIHGVRPDDYAAFDKSMSDDQRVDKLLSWFDVPAKDRPRFSTLYFNTTDTNGHHFGPNSPQVNAALQDVDEGVSRLMAGLESRHIKADVIVVADHGMSEIGDNHYIALDKIVPAKSFDFVTGGAYAGVNARPGQTAILEKALLQKHDHMQCWRKGEIPERLHYGTNPRVPAYICLAEPGWVVLKTKPDAQHEALKGDHGYDPASPDMNALFVASGPDFPAGKVLAPFDNVDVYPLIMQLLKVQAQPNDGTLAPFVPLLTMNPT, translated from the coding sequence ATGAAAATGCGTTTTGCTTCTTTGCTCTCTCTCGGCGCTTTGCTCGCCGGCTCCCTGCTTTCCGGCTGTGCGACCACGCCGCAAGATGCGCAGGACAATAATGACACCGGAGCCACCCCGGTTATTCTCGTTTCATTGGACGGCTTCCGTACAGAGTATCTCTCTCGTGGCCTGACGCCCCATATTGCGGCCATCGCGCAAAACGGTATCTCCACCACCGCGATGCACCCTTCTTTCCCCTCTATTACCTTTCCGAACCACTACACACTCGTCACAGGTTTACGCCCAGACCACCATGGCATCGTTGGCAACACGATGTATGACCCATCTCATCCCGGCGTTAAATTCACCATGGCGAGCAAAGAATCCTACTGGTGGGATCAGGCCGAGCCCATCTGGGTCACAGCAAAAAAGCAGGGCCTAAAAGTTGCAACCATGTTCTGGCCCGGCTCAGAGAGCGAAATTCATGGTGTTCGCCCTGATGATTATGCAGCCTTCGACAAGAGTATGTCCGACGACCAACGCGTTGACAAACTCCTAAGCTGGTTCGACGTCCCCGCCAAAGACCGCCCGCGTTTCTCGACGCTTTACTTCAACACTACGGACACCAATGGCCACCATTTTGGCCCCAACTCCCCGCAAGTAAATGCGGCATTACAAGACGTGGATGAAGGCGTTAGCCGCCTCATGGCCGGGCTGGAGAGCCGCCATATCAAAGCCGATGTCATCGTCGTGGCTGATCACGGCATGTCAGAAATCGGCGATAACCATTACATTGCCCTAGACAAAATTGTACCCGCCAAGTCTTTCGACTTCGTTACGGGGGGAGCTTATGCTGGCGTAAATGCACGCCCCGGCCAGACAGCAATCCTCGAAAAAGCGTTGCTGCAAAAGCATGATCATATGCAGTGCTGGCGTAAGGGCGAAATTCCAGAGCGCCTGCATTACGGCACCAATCCTCGCGTGCCAGCATATATCTGCTTGGCAGAGCCGGGTTGGGTCGTTTTAAAAACCAAGCCTGACGCACAGCATGAAGCACTAAAAGGTGACCACGGATACGACCCCGCATCACCAGACATGAATGCCCTCTTCGTTGCTTCTGGCCCCGACTTCCCTGCAGGCAAGGTGCTCGCACCATTCGACAACGTGGACGTGTATCCGCTCATCATGCAACTACTCAAAGTACAGGCACAACCAAATGACGGCACACTAGCGCCCTTCGTACCGCTGCTCACGATGAACCCGACCTAA
- a CDS encoding ATP phosphoribosyltransferase regulatory subunit, producing MSSFDDTPAHDMRGDALLPSGFADLLPGEAEAEARGIACVMEAFSRHGYQRVRPPMLEFENALLNGAGSALQNQTFRLMDPNSHRMMALRPDMTTQIARIAQIRLQDAPRPLRLSYSGSCIVVGTPGRETDRQVSQAGIELIGPDSAIADAEVVALGAQALDELGIEDVSFDLSMPALALGIIDKAIPAKDRAALLHALDRKDAGAVAELGGSIADVLLTLLRAAGPADRALEILRGLDLSDAVRPHFERLVEAISALRARRPGIRLTVDPVEFRGWQYHTGLCVTVFAAGSREELGRGGRYLAGKEPACGLTLRPQALLRAAPLPPSRPRCYVPLDISAEALSGLHSQGFATVSALTQDASVAEEAQHLSCTHFWRDGATHAL from the coding sequence ATGAGTTCGTTTGACGACACCCCAGCGCATGATATGCGCGGAGATGCTTTACTGCCTTCAGGCTTCGCTGATTTGTTGCCGGGTGAGGCTGAGGCTGAGGCACGTGGCATTGCGTGTGTCATGGAGGCGTTTTCGCGCCACGGATACCAGCGTGTCCGTCCGCCCATGCTTGAGTTTGAAAATGCGCTGTTAAACGGCGCTGGCTCCGCTCTGCAAAACCAAACCTTTCGTTTGATGGACCCTAATTCACACCGCATGATGGCGCTGCGCCCGGATATGACGACGCAGATCGCTCGTATCGCGCAGATCCGCTTGCAGGATGCCCCACGGCCTCTGCGTCTCTCTTATTCAGGGAGCTGCATCGTCGTCGGCACGCCGGGGCGTGAAACGGACCGTCAGGTATCTCAAGCTGGTATTGAATTAATCGGTCCGGATTCTGCTATTGCTGATGCCGAGGTCGTCGCTCTTGGTGCACAAGCCCTAGATGAGCTCGGTATTGAAGACGTGTCGTTCGATTTATCCATGCCAGCACTGGCCTTAGGAATTATCGACAAAGCCATCCCGGCGAAGGACAGAGCGGCCCTTCTGCACGCTCTGGATCGTAAGGATGCAGGTGCTGTCGCTGAACTGGGCGGTTCCATTGCGGATGTGCTGCTTACATTATTGCGTGCAGCTGGCCCGGCTGACCGTGCGCTGGAAATATTGCGAGGCCTTGACCTGTCTGATGCAGTTCGCCCTCATTTCGAGAGGCTGGTCGAGGCAATCTCGGCACTGCGTGCGCGCCGCCCGGGTATACGCTTAACGGTTGACCCGGTTGAGTTCCGTGGCTGGCAGTATCACACAGGTTTGTGCGTTACCGTTTTCGCTGCTGGCTCACGTGAGGAATTAGGACGCGGTGGGCGCTATCTTGCAGGGAAAGAACCTGCATGTGGTTTGACCCTCCGCCCGCAAGCACTTTTGCGTGCGGCACCGCTCCCGCCGTCGCGTCCACGCTGCTATGTTCCGTTGGATATTTCCGCAGAAGCCCTTTCGGGGTTACACTCTCAAGGGTTCGCAACGGTATCTGCTTTAACGCAGGATGCGTCTGTCGCAGAAGAAGCGCAGCACCTGTCTTGCACGCATTTTTGGCGTGATGGCGCGACACACGCGCTGTAA
- a CDS encoding MiaB/RimO family radical SAM methylthiotransferase, which yields MTSPKVLTFGCRLNAHESDVMAHLAEGDTSQETIIVNTCAVTATAERQARQAIRRAHRENPNAQIVVTGCASEVAEEKWASLPGVARVVQNTDKLNPKHWGTAQSRAKRPTTPPSRHARALLQVQQGCDHRCTFCIIPYGRGDSRSTPLHEALERAEALIRAGHLEIVLTGVDVASWRGPNGEGFGHICRVLLKNLPELQRLRLSSVDPVVLDPDKGDSDLWWLLENEPRLMPHLHLSLQAGSELILKRMKRRHTPRSVAHSLERIRKIRPEIGIGADLIAGFPTETEKLFQETLSFVEEQKIPFLHVFPYSERPETPAARMPAVANAERQARAARLRDAGERNKEEFLQRFIGTQQGVLIETPAQGHIESFAPLRLAHPEMSPPRGTIAPVRVDRIENGFLIGTLLS from the coding sequence GTGACGTCTCCAAAAGTTCTGACCTTTGGTTGCCGTCTCAACGCTCATGAGAGCGATGTCATGGCACACTTGGCCGAGGGCGACACATCACAAGAAACAATCATCGTAAACACCTGCGCCGTAACAGCGACAGCAGAGCGACAAGCCCGGCAGGCCATACGCCGCGCGCACAGAGAAAATCCAAACGCTCAGATTGTGGTAACAGGCTGCGCGTCCGAGGTGGCGGAAGAAAAATGGGCTAGCCTACCGGGTGTTGCCCGTGTCGTTCAGAATACGGACAAACTGAACCCCAAACATTGGGGAACAGCTCAATCGCGCGCAAAACGCCCCACCACGCCACCATCGCGCCATGCACGGGCCCTGCTACAAGTTCAGCAAGGCTGTGACCACCGCTGCACGTTTTGCATTATTCCTTATGGCCGCGGCGATTCCCGCTCAACACCACTACACGAAGCGCTTGAACGTGCTGAGGCACTTATACGCGCTGGGCATCTTGAAATCGTGCTCACTGGCGTTGATGTTGCCTCATGGCGCGGGCCGAATGGAGAAGGTTTTGGCCATATTTGCCGCGTGCTTTTAAAAAATCTACCCGAATTACAAAGACTACGCCTCTCTTCCGTCGATCCGGTTGTCCTTGACCCTGATAAGGGAGACTCAGATTTGTGGTGGCTGCTGGAAAATGAGCCTCGCCTCATGCCGCATCTCCACCTCTCGCTCCAAGCTGGCTCCGAACTGATTCTTAAGCGCATGAAAAGACGACATACGCCCCGTAGCGTCGCGCATAGCTTGGAGCGTATTCGTAAAATCCGGCCCGAAATTGGCATCGGCGCTGACCTGATCGCTGGCTTTCCAACAGAGACGGAAAAGCTATTTCAGGAAACGCTCTCGTTCGTGGAAGAACAGAAAATTCCATTTCTGCACGTCTTCCCTTACAGCGAACGTCCGGAAACGCCCGCAGCACGCATGCCCGCTGTTGCTAATGCAGAGAGGCAAGCCCGAGCCGCGCGCCTTCGAGATGCAGGTGAGCGCAACAAAGAAGAGTTCTTGCAGCGTTTCATAGGGACACAACAAGGCGTTCTGATTGAAACACCGGCGCAAGGACATATTGAAAGCTTTGCTCCGCTACGCTTGGCTCATCCTGAGATGTCACCGCCACGCGGCACGATTGCTCCTGTACGCGTTGATCGTATTGAAAACGGTTTCCTAATTGGCACATTATTGAGCTGA
- a CDS encoding adenylosuccinate synthase — MSNVTVIGTQWGDEGKGKIVDWLASRADIVVRFQGGHNAGHTLVVGEQVYKLSLLPSGLVRGKVGVIGNGVVVDPHALMTEIDRVAAQGLVVNPETLWIAETAPIILPVHGALDRAREAARGEHKIGTTGRGIGPAYEDKVARRAIRICDLAEPETLEWKLDELLLHHNTLLAGLGADTFTKEEIKAWLAEIAPRLLSFACPVWDRLDEARRAGRRILFEGAQAVMLDVDHGTYPFVTSSNTIAAVAASGSGVGPASIGFVLGIAKAYTTRVGEGPFPTELHDDIGRTIGERGHEFGTVTGRSRRCGWFDAVMVRRACRVGGVSGIALTKLDILDGLDEISICTGYELDGEKINFFPSAPGAQARVRPVYETMPGWRETTAGARSWAELPAQAIKYVRRIEELIEAPVTLLSTSPERDDTILMRDPFED, encoded by the coding sequence ATGTCCAACGTCACCGTAATCGGCACCCAATGGGGCGATGAAGGTAAAGGTAAGATCGTTGACTGGCTTGCCAGCCGCGCCGATATCGTCGTTCGCTTTCAAGGCGGCCATAATGCGGGCCATACGCTGGTTGTCGGTGAGCAAGTTTACAAGCTCTCCCTCCTGCCATCTGGTCTCGTACGTGGCAAAGTAGGCGTGATCGGTAATGGTGTGGTTGTTGACCCCCATGCGCTGATGACGGAAATCGACCGTGTGGCTGCTCAAGGCCTGGTCGTAAACCCCGAAACGCTGTGGATTGCTGAGACTGCGCCGATCATCCTGCCGGTGCACGGTGCTCTGGACCGTGCGCGTGAAGCAGCGCGTGGTGAGCATAAGATTGGTACAACCGGGCGTGGTATTGGGCCAGCTTACGAAGATAAGGTAGCACGCCGCGCTATCCGTATCTGTGACCTTGCTGAGCCGGAGACACTGGAATGGAAGCTGGACGAGCTTCTTCTCCATCACAACACGCTTTTGGCCGGGCTTGGGGCAGACACCTTCACGAAGGAAGAAATTAAGGCTTGGCTTGCTGAGATTGCGCCGCGCCTTCTGTCCTTCGCATGCCCTGTTTGGGACCGGTTGGATGAAGCACGCCGTGCAGGCCGTCGTATCTTGTTTGAAGGCGCACAGGCCGTCATGCTTGACGTGGACCATGGTACATACCCATTCGTGACCAGCTCGAACACCATTGCCGCAGTTGCGGCATCTGGTTCAGGCGTAGGCCCTGCATCAATTGGTTTTGTTCTGGGAATTGCCAAAGCCTACACGACGCGCGTCGGTGAAGGCCCATTCCCGACCGAATTGCATGACGACATCGGTCGCACAATAGGTGAACGTGGCCATGAGTTTGGCACCGTCACGGGCCGTTCACGCCGTTGTGGTTGGTTCGATGCGGTTATGGTGCGTCGCGCATGCCGTGTTGGTGGCGTGTCCGGCATTGCTCTGACCAAACTCGACATTCTGGACGGCCTTGACGAGATTTCTATCTGCACAGGCTACGAGCTTGATGGTGAGAAGATTAACTTCTTCCCGTCGGCCCCCGGTGCGCAAGCCCGCGTACGCCCAGTATATGAAACGATGCCGGGTTGGCGCGAAACCACAGCGGGCGCGCGCTCATGGGCAGAATTACCTGCGCAGGCAATCAAATACGTTCGCCGTATTGAAGAATTGATTGAAGCGCCGGTAACACTTCTGTCCACCAGCCCTGAGCGCGATGACACCATCCTGATGCGTGACCCGTTTGAAGATTGA
- the ftsY gene encoding signal recognition particle-docking protein FtsY — protein MAGFFSRLKQGLSRSSARLGAVFTHRRLDDAALEELEDELIAADLGPAIAERVIENFRRSRFGKDVTSDEIRDALAHEISQVLNPVAQPFTIDTNHKPHVVLVVGVNGVGKTTTIGKMARHYSEDGKKVMLVAGDTFRAAAAEQLDVWAKRSNVPVIAGKHGADAAGLAFDGLKRATEEKADLLLIDTAGRLHNKSALMEELAKIIRVMRKFDETAPHSVLLVLDATTGQNAIEQVRVFRELVNVTGLIVTKLDGSARGGIVVALAEQFGLPVHLVGVGEQVEDLRPFSAEDYARGLVGGDSDLAARLVETGQETENP, from the coding sequence ATGGCTGGATTTTTCTCACGACTAAAACAAGGTTTGTCCCGCTCAAGCGCACGGCTTGGAGCGGTCTTCACGCATCGTCGTTTAGATGATGCCGCGCTGGAAGAGCTGGAAGATGAGCTCATAGCAGCGGATCTTGGCCCAGCCATTGCCGAGCGGGTAATCGAAAACTTCCGTCGCTCGCGCTTCGGCAAAGATGTGACAAGCGACGAAATTCGTGACGCGCTCGCACATGAAATTTCTCAGGTTCTCAACCCTGTAGCACAGCCCTTTACCATTGATACGAACCACAAGCCCCATGTGGTGCTTGTCGTCGGCGTCAACGGTGTAGGCAAAACGACGACTATTGGAAAAATGGCCCGCCATTATTCCGAAGACGGCAAAAAGGTTATGCTCGTTGCCGGAGACACATTCCGTGCCGCCGCAGCCGAGCAACTTGATGTATGGGCCAAGCGCAGCAATGTTCCCGTCATCGCAGGCAAGCACGGCGCGGATGCTGCAGGGCTTGCGTTTGACGGCCTGAAGCGCGCCACAGAAGAAAAAGCCGATCTTCTTCTCATCGATACAGCCGGGCGCTTACACAATAAGAGCGCCCTCATGGAAGAGCTGGCAAAAATTATCCGCGTTATGCGGAAGTTTGACGAAACAGCGCCGCACTCAGTCCTGCTCGTACTAGACGCAACAACCGGACAAAACGCCATCGAACAGGTGCGTGTTTTCCGCGAACTCGTAAATGTCACCGGGCTGATCGTTACGAAACTTGATGGCTCCGCGCGCGGCGGAATTGTTGTGGCCCTCGCCGAACAGTTTGGTCTGCCTGTCCATCTTGTCGGCGTTGGCGAGCAAGTCGAAGACCTAAGGCCATTTTCTGCCGAGGACTACGCGCGTGGTCTTGTGGGCGGTGACAGTGATCTTGCCGCACGGCTGGTTGAAACCGGTCAAGAGACCGAAAACCCCTAA
- a CDS encoding class I SAM-dependent methyltransferase: MSQAEQIEGFHAAAFTRADDAPDASFYAAQMPDTLMDLGARTAVTALYQTALPVGGRVLDLMAGSLSHYPEEAKFSDAIGLGVADAALKANPVFTSRVVQDLNQNPILPYEDQSLDAVTLCDGIAYLTQPLAVLQEVNRVLKPGSPLILTFGDAFHPQKAVALWQALEAEDRSRLISILLSRAGFVDLDTGEVVPPEDLNGWHDTVRALIGRRARD, translated from the coding sequence ATGAGCCAAGCGGAGCAGATTGAAGGTTTTCACGCAGCCGCCTTTACGCGAGCTGACGATGCGCCGGATGCCAGCTTCTACGCCGCCCAAATGCCCGATACGCTTATGGACCTAGGTGCAAGAACGGCAGTTACCGCACTGTATCAAACTGCTTTACCTGTTGGGGGCCGTGTGTTGGACCTTATGGCGGGGTCATTGAGCCACTATCCAGAAGAAGCTAAATTTTCAGACGCGATAGGGCTGGGCGTCGCTGATGCAGCCCTCAAGGCGAATCCAGTTTTTACGTCGCGTGTTGTACAGGATCTTAATCAGAATCCGATTCTGCCGTACGAAGATCAAAGCCTGGATGCCGTCACCTTATGTGATGGCATAGCCTATCTGACGCAGCCTTTAGCTGTGCTTCAGGAGGTAAACCGCGTGCTTAAACCTGGCTCGCCGCTTATCCTCACCTTTGGTGATGCCTTCCATCCGCAGAAGGCTGTTGCATTATGGCAGGCCTTAGAAGCAGAAGATCGTAGCCGTCTGATAAGTATTCTGCTATCTCGTGCTGGATTCGTGGATCTTGATACAGGGGAAGTGGTCCCTCCAGAAGATCTTAACGGCTGGCACGACACGGTTCGTGCCTTGATCGGGCGACGCGCACGCGACTAA
- a CDS encoding serine/threonine-protein kinase, producing MVPENIVIGGRYTVRLDRPQPPLGGCDAFEARDISVPSAPLLALAPETLRARWPEYALYRHPSVIPFQAQEHHDGAMWVVCSPLPGPPLSAGFTTWPENQLIESVIRPMADLLMHLDSLGLTCRALRPDNVFQEQGSRRLFLGPLGITPPALKQPVIFEPLSSAVCAPHHRGDGTIACDVFALGVIILMLCTGKVPLQGLTDAEILRRRFERGSAAVYMAGANIPTGLVSLLKAMLSDNPEFRPAPKDLVTIAPSKMFSSRVRTLARVPLVLEGHQLRTPQALAWFAAQYSDQFLALLKRRIVGKWLHHELDLVDVARHIERLVSVGGVVGAVSSKTWILMQAISLLDPAAPLCWGGLWFWPQALPHMIADVSGKGDDSGEKRDILGFVGLMVSAPDLLNKAQLAPELTLSLQYFLRLARQSSVKGQEQIRRLVYFANHYQPCLSPSCRSERIIQPVGLVRWLEKACATAAQGPGDPLLDKQMRSFLNVHDSLGMMRAVAERGSSERSTCVSDLMIIAKIQRKFDSGPLPNILRKAAPFLKEELGVWRSKTLRKHKYERLEALAERGDVWSVLVFVQDPADLEKDKTQAKMAEKELETIRLYLGDEKSRLANIKLKSAYSGEFVCLMLGILLALSSVWFEFCQSAL from the coding sequence ATGGTACCAGAGAACATAGTTATTGGTGGACGGTACACTGTCCGCCTCGACCGCCCGCAACCACCTCTTGGTGGTTGTGATGCGTTTGAGGCCAGAGATATCAGCGTGCCCAGCGCCCCACTGCTGGCCTTAGCGCCCGAGACTTTACGGGCTCGCTGGCCAGAATATGCCCTTTACCGCCACCCCAGCGTTATTCCTTTCCAAGCGCAAGAACACCATGACGGTGCAATGTGGGTGGTGTGCTCTCCTTTGCCCGGTCCGCCGCTATCCGCGGGCTTTACAACATGGCCTGAAAATCAGCTTATTGAGAGTGTTATTCGGCCTATGGCCGATCTTCTGATGCATCTCGATAGTCTAGGGCTGACTTGTCGGGCTTTAAGACCAGATAATGTTTTCCAAGAGCAAGGAAGCCGCCGTCTTTTCCTCGGTCCTTTGGGGATTACACCACCTGCGCTAAAGCAGCCGGTGATTTTTGAGCCACTCTCTTCCGCTGTTTGCGCCCCTCATCATCGTGGTGATGGGACCATCGCGTGCGATGTTTTTGCTTTGGGGGTCATTATCCTCATGCTCTGCACGGGGAAGGTACCATTGCAGGGCCTTACCGACGCAGAAATTTTGCGACGGCGGTTTGAACGTGGCTCTGCTGCAGTTTACATGGCCGGCGCCAACATTCCGACGGGACTCGTTTCACTTTTAAAAGCCATGTTGTCGGATAATCCAGAGTTTCGCCCAGCACCGAAAGATCTGGTGACCATTGCGCCGAGCAAAATGTTCTCATCGCGTGTGCGCACACTTGCGCGTGTGCCGTTAGTGCTTGAAGGGCATCAGCTCCGGACACCGCAAGCGCTTGCTTGGTTTGCTGCTCAATATTCGGATCAGTTTCTCGCACTGTTAAAGCGCCGGATTGTCGGCAAATGGCTGCACCATGAACTGGATCTGGTTGATGTGGCTCGTCACATTGAGCGTTTGGTGTCCGTAGGGGGTGTCGTTGGAGCAGTAAGCTCTAAAACCTGGATTTTGATGCAGGCCATTTCACTTTTGGACCCGGCGGCTCCGCTCTGTTGGGGCGGCTTATGGTTTTGGCCGCAAGCACTCCCTCATATGATTGCAGACGTTAGCGGCAAAGGCGATGATTCTGGGGAGAAGCGGGATATTCTGGGCTTTGTTGGCCTCATGGTGAGTGCGCCTGATTTATTAAACAAAGCGCAGCTTGCGCCGGAACTAACGTTATCACTCCAATATTTTTTACGTCTTGCGCGACAATCTTCTGTCAAAGGCCAAGAGCAGATACGGCGTCTGGTCTATTTCGCTAATCATTATCAGCCGTGTTTGTCGCCCTCATGCCGGTCAGAACGCATTATTCAGCCCGTCGGGCTTGTTCGGTGGTTGGAGAAGGCCTGCGCAACTGCGGCACAGGGGCCGGGCGATCCGCTTTTGGATAAGCAAATGCGGAGTTTTTTAAATGTGCATGACAGTCTGGGAATGATGCGTGCAGTGGCTGAGAGGGGCTCGTCAGAGCGTTCAACGTGCGTGTCGGACCTCATGATAATAGCAAAAATACAGAGGAAATTTGATAGCGGGCCATTGCCGAATATTTTGCGTAAAGCGGCTCCTTTTTTGAAAGAAGAGCTTGGCGTTTGGAGGAGCAAGACGCTGCGTAAGCATAAATATGAACGTCTGGAAGCGCTGGCTGAGCGGGGGGATGTTTGGTCTGTGCTTGTTTTTGTACAAGATCCCGCTGATTTGGAAAAAGATAAGACACAGGCAAAAATGGCAGAAAAAGAATTAGAGACGATTAGACTTTATCTGGGAGACGAAAAAAGCAGATTGGCAAACATAAAATTGAAGTCCGCGTATTCAGGGGAATTTGTTTGTTTGATGCTTGGTATATTATTAGCACTATCAAGTGTTTGGTTTGAGTTTTGCCAAAGCGCTTTGTAA
- a CDS encoding DEAD/DEAH box helicase encodes MLSSDIHPALKRALEARGYEQLTPVQEAVLQPGLDERDLLVSAQTGSGKTVAFGIAIAPTLLGEAERLAPSPQPMALVIAPTRELAIQVQNELEWLYADTGARISSCIGGTDARREARELNRGAHIVVGTPGRLCDHMSRGALDLSALRCVVLDEADEMLDMGFRDELEQLLDGAPAERRTLLFSATIAREIASLAKRYQKNAARVDTVSGAKQHSDITYRAVVTAPQEIERSLVNVLRFYESPTAMVFCNTRMMVGQVQAALLERGFASVAISGEMGQNERSRAIESLRSGQARVCVATDVAARGIDVPALGLVVHASIPTSAETLLHRSGRTGRAGRKGTSVLMVPFSQRRRAERLLALAKLNASWESVPTADAIAEQDAQRLLEDPILTAASGDTNDALVTKIAETHDAKALAAALVGMYRARLPGVEALRPVSIEAPRRERTERGERGERAERAPREEMAGQWFRMSVGRTERADPKWLIPLICRLGGVQKREIGSIRIDQEQTHFQIADESVDRFKSCLAGADADEVTIEPSDAPQGGHYGARGRNPGEGKRFGKGGPRGGGAGGSGGGYKGRGGSGFSRSKSEGPRGGGRPTGDGSSRRRRP; translated from the coding sequence ATGTTGTCTTCCGATATCCATCCCGCACTCAAGCGCGCTCTAGAAGCGCGTGGTTACGAACAGCTGACTCCTGTTCAGGAAGCTGTCTTACAGCCGGGACTTGATGAGCGGGATCTGCTGGTTTCGGCTCAGACAGGATCGGGCAAGACGGTTGCTTTTGGCATCGCGATCGCCCCGACTCTGCTGGGCGAAGCTGAGCGTCTTGCACCATCCCCTCAGCCAATGGCTCTTGTTATTGCACCAACGCGTGAACTCGCGATTCAGGTACAAAATGAGCTTGAATGGCTTTACGCTGATACAGGCGCACGCATTTCAAGCTGCATTGGCGGCACCGATGCCCGCCGTGAAGCGCGCGAGCTTAACCGCGGCGCACATATTGTTGTTGGTACGCCGGGCCGTCTGTGCGACCACATGTCACGCGGTGCACTTGATCTGAGCGCGCTGCGTTGCGTCGTACTCGACGAAGCCGACGAAATGCTCGACATGGGCTTCCGTGACGAGCTGGAACAACTTTTGGACGGTGCGCCTGCAGAGCGCCGCACATTGTTGTTCTCAGCAACGATTGCGCGCGAGATTGCATCTCTCGCAAAGCGTTACCAGAAGAATGCAGCTCGTGTTGATACGGTAAGCGGTGCAAAGCAGCACAGCGACATTACATACCGTGCGGTTGTGACGGCTCCTCAAGAAATCGAACGTTCTTTGGTGAACGTTCTGCGTTTCTATGAAAGCCCAACAGCAATGGTGTTCTGTAACACCCGTATGATGGTCGGTCAGGTTCAGGCAGCTCTGCTTGAGCGTGGTTTCGCGTCTGTCGCCATTTCTGGTGAAATGGGTCAGAACGAGCGTAGCCGTGCAATTGAGAGCTTGCGCTCGGGTCAAGCGCGTGTTTGCGTGGCAACCGACGTTGCTGCGCGTGGCATTGACGTGCCTGCGCTGGGCTTGGTTGTGCATGCGAGCATCCCGACATCAGCCGAGACTTTGCTGCACCGTTCAGGTCGTACAGGTCGTGCGGGCCGTAAGGGCACCAGCGTCCTGATGGTTCCGTTCAGCCAGCGCCGCCGTGCGGAGCGTCTGTTGGCTCTGGCTAAGTTGAATGCGTCATGGGAATCTGTCCCAACGGCAGACGCTATCGCAGAGCAAGATGCACAACGTTTGTTGGAAGACCCGATTTTGACCGCGGCTTCCGGCGATACAAACGATGCGCTAGTTACAAAGATTGCCGAGACCCACGATGCCAAGGCTTTGGCCGCGGCATTGGTTGGCATGTATCGTGCCCGTCTGCCGGGTGTAGAAGCTCTTCGCCCTGTATCCATTGAAGCACCTCGCCGTGAGCGTACCGAGCGCGGTGAACGTGGAGAGCGTGCTGAACGCGCACCTCGTGAAGAAATGGCCGGCCAGTGGTTTCGTATGAGCGTTGGCCGTACAGAGCGTGCTGACCCGAAATGGCTGATCCCGTTGATTTGCCGTTTGGGCGGTGTGCAGAAGCGCGAGATCGGTAGCATTCGTATCGACCAAGAGCAAACGCATTTCCAGATTGCGGACGAGAGCGTTGATCGCTTCAAGTCTTGCCTGGCAGGTGCGGATGCGGATGAAGTGACGATCGAACCTTCAGATGCTCCGCAGGGTGGCCATTATGGTGCACGCGGTCGTAACCCAGGCGAAGGTAAGCGCTTTGGCAAGGGCGGACCACGTGGTGGTGGTGCAGGCGGCAGCGGTGGTGGCTATAAAGGCCGCGGCGGCTCAGGCTTCAGCCGTTCAAAGTCCGAAGGTCCACGCGGTGGCGGCCGTCCAACAGGCGACGGATCAAGTCGTCGTCGTCGTCCATAA